Part of the Helicobacter bilis genome is shown below.
CCATTAATAATAACATTTGACATTGTCCCTGATTTTACCGCTTCATCAGAAGTTGAGATAACATTTGCTACCGCACGGATGCCTGTTTTATCTGAACTTTTATTGATAACTTCAGCTAACACACCAATACCTGTGCCAACGCTTGTAGAGATTTTAACAGCCTGCAACTTCACATCATTCACACCATCAACATTTTTGAAAACTGTATTCACAGTGCCAGATGCTGTAATTAGCCCACCTGTCATAATCCTTACTTGCCCGATTTTATCACTTGTTGTTGCACCAATTGAAGCTTTAATAGATTCATTTGAATAAGCACCAACTTGGAATTCCTTATTTGTGAAAGAACCAGATAGCAACTTCTGACCATTGAAAGAAGTAGTATTTCCAATCATATCAAGACCTTGAATAAGGCGCACGATATCTGACTGAATAGCTCTTCTTGATTCAGTAGTTTGTCCATCTTGTGCTGCTTGTGTAGCTTTCACCTTCACAGTGTCAAGAATTTTAAGCTGCTCGTCCATCGCTTTATCAGCAATTTGGATAATCCCCATAGCATCATTTGTGTTTGCAATAGCCTGACCCAATGCACTCGCTTGACCTCTCAAGCTATCTGCAATGATCATACCAGAAGCATCATCTGCTGCCTTGTTGATTCTCAAACCTGAACTTAACTTTTCCAAAGAATCTTTCAAACCTCTTTGGGTAACAACATTCTGCACATGCGCATTCAACGCATTAATATTAGTATTGACTTGAAAAGCCATTTTTCACTCCTTGTGATTAATATTGTAAAAATATCCCAAGCATCCTTGCTTGTTACTCTCATATCGACATATTTTTAAAACTTTAAAGTATTTTTTACAGATTATGATTTATTTTATTGTGAAGGTTTGTCTCATGTATTCAAAAGATTAAAAAATAACTTGTATAACATGAGACTCTAGCAGCATATCGACTTGCAAACATTGTGAATATATTATAACAACTCACTATTCACAAGTTTTTCTAGCTGTTTTTGTTTAAAATCATCATTGCAAGAAGTAAAAATCATGTTTTTATTTTTCACTAAATTGTTTATTTTGCATCCGCCTGAGCATATATATTTTAGTTCGCAATCTTTGCATTTTTCTATATGTTCTATCGAAGTGTTGTTGTTGATTGTATTAAATTCCTTAATAATGTGTTTGGCACTTGCAGTATATGGGATATGATAAGAAGAGAAATAACTACAAGGATATATCTTGCCATCAGAATCTATTACAATACTCGTTCCTATCCCGCAATTTTTAAATCGTATGTTTTTAACTTTTGAAGATTCTACTGCAAAACCTAGCTTCCCTAGTTTTTTCATCAAATTAAAGACAACAATATTGGAATGTTGCATATCGTAATTTCTTAAGTCAAGCTCATGAAGTGCAGCACCAGACATTTCTATTTCATTATTCAGTCTTATCTGCATATTCTTATAATCAAGCATTTTTACAAAATCAACAAGATTTTCTTCAATATCCAACAATGTGTCTGGGAGAATGGTAACTGCTAAATAAAGAGGTATATTTTTAGCTTTAATAAGATTAATTGCCTGTAAGACTTTTTTGTAATTGCCATATCCTCTATTTTGCTCATATTTTTCCGCCGATATGCCTTCCATGCTAATTTGTATATTTGAAACCAAAGGTTGAAGTTTATCGATAATGGATTCATTAATTAAAATCCCATTAGTAAATAATGACACCTTATGACCACGCAATCCCTCAAGAAGTGAAAAAATATTTTTATGCAGTAATGGCTCGCCACCAGATATTGTTACTGATGTATAGCCATTTATTATTGTAATGTCTCTCACTTTTGCTAAGATATTTTCGATATCTATCTGTTGCTTTTTCACTCTTCCCGCATTTATAAAACAATGCTTACAACGCATATTGCAATCATTTATCACATTAATATGTATGGATTTTTGTATATTATCCATTATCTCTTCATTTTGAGTTTGTGCAAATCCTTCCCTATAAAAATTGTTATTAAAAATTTTCTCAAGCACACTCATTCTTATAGAATAAGGATCTTGTGCGTGTATATTTTTTCTGTAAATAGCAAGAGATTCTTCTATTGTATGTTCACACAAGATACGAAACATGTCGTATTCATCATCATCTAAAACTATCCAAGTGGGATACTCTGGGGCAATCAGTAGATTTTTATTTAAAACCTTCTTATGTATAAAATTAGGAAAATTAATTCTTTCTGTCTCCACAAGTTCAATAGTTTCTGCATCAATTGCTCTCATATTAATTATCCTAAAATTCAGCAGAACACGCTAACAATCCTGTCGCTTATGAGTAGTTCTACATTGGCTTCTCTGTCTGATAACACTAATATCATTTCCTGTTTTAGTCGTCTTTAGCTTAATAACAATTTTCTTTTGCTGCATTTGCAATCCTTTATAAACGATTTGTTGAATAATACAAAAAAAAACAATTTGTCAAGGTTTTTTATGTAATTTGTCAATACACAACAATCATAGATATTTAAAATCAGTAATATTTTTATGTTAAAACGAGTAGCTATAATTAAAGCAAATTAACTATAAATTTGCATGTTAATATCATTCATAGTATGCGAGTTGAGAATATTATCAAACCGACTTAGAATTCCTTGCTTACAATTAAATGTCTAGCAATTCCCTAACAATCTACTCCGGCGCACTGATATGCTTTTCATTCAAAAGATTAAAAAGCTTATTTTGACTTTGAAATATTTCGTGTGTAGTCCAAGCAAAATGCGTGTGTTGCTTACCTAAAAAGACATTGTTTTCATCAAAGCTAAAATCTGTCTCTTTATTTGCTAAAAGATTCTCAATCATTAAGAATCTCTCCTGCAATACACGAATATCATTTGCATAAATCTCTTTCATATCCTTATCATAATCACTTGTTGAATAAATCTGTGCGATTTCATTTACCTTAATGATTAAAGATTCTAAAACATTGATTAAATCAAAGCCATACACAACGATTTGATTACTCGCCTCCGCCCTTTCACTCTTAGAATCTCTTAAATGATTTTTTAGCTCCTCGACATTATGTAAAAACTCTGCATATTTTGTTTGTATCATATTGCTATCAAGTGGCTTTATATCTTTATTAGATTCCATTACAAGTGTGCATATATCTTTGAGTAATTCCACTTGCTTTATAAGCAGGGGCTTTAAAAGATTATGTGCGAAACGCGGAAATACCACGCGAAACACAATCACAGCAAACACAACCCCAATGCCAATATCAACCAATCTATCAAGCACATATAACAAAAAGTCTTCATACATAATAGAATACATCATAACAAAAAGGCACATCATAAAACCAGACCATAGCCAAAATGGAAATACGCGTAAATACACTACTAAAAATACAAGCAAACCAAAAAGCAAATAAAACACATACGCATTTGAAAACACAGAGATTGCTACCCCAACCCCAATGCCAACAACAGCACTAAAAAAATACTCAAAACTCACCTTTTGCATACCGCCAATTGAAGGACGCACCACACTTACAACCCCCATGCTAATCCAAATCCCGCGATTAATATGCAAAAGCGTAGCAAAGATAAGCGACATACCAATAGCAATAGAGTATTTCACACTGAATCTAAAAGTAATATTATTATAATCAAAGGCTTTAGGGATATTTTTGAAGCTCTTTTTTGCAGGTGGATTAAAGGCTGGGTCTGGATTCTTCCCCACACGACAAAAAGATTCCATTTTATAGTAGAGAATCCTTAAGATATTTTGCAGTGCTTTCTCAACCTCATTTGCATTTTCTATACTAAGGACTTTATCTACTTGTTGTCTTTCTATATTTGGGACTTTACCGCTAAAAATTTTACTTAGACTATTAAGATTTTCAATGATTTCATGTATCAGCAATGGATATTTTTTTGCGATTTTATAGTTTGGCAAAAGATTTATTATAAGATAAATATCTTCGATTCTATAAATATAAAATATCGCTCTTTTAATGTTTTTAATCATGTAGTTATCATTATAAAGACTTGATTTTGTATGCAAGGTTTGCTTAATATTGTGAATGAGCGAAAAAGTTAGGTCTTTATAGCGGTTAAATTCACTCTGTGAATTGAGATTTTTCACCATATTTTGCAAATGATTAAGCACAGCAGGATAATACACTTGCGTATATTTACCATAATTTCCCGGATTATTTAATAATAAAAATCCTATAACAATGCCAATCATAGCCCCACTAAACACAACAAACATGCTTTGATAAATAGGCAAAATCACATGGGAATCCACATATACCGCTGCCACTAAAGAATTAACCACAACAGGGATAAACATACGATACAAATCAATAGAATGCGCCCTAGACATGCCGACACCAAAGCTTAAAAATAGCACAGGCAGGGCAAGCCATAAAATATCTTGCAAGCTGTGCTCTCCATTTAATGCCTTTTCTGCAAGTATGGTAAAAAAGCCAACAGCAATAGTAGAACACACTGCAAAGCCTAGTAAATGTGTCTTTCTATCAGCTTGCTGACTAAGTGTTGCATTGAGCAAAAATACTTGGATAGGTGTCATAGTAGCCCAGATTAAGACCTGCTGTCCAAAAAGCATATAATGTGTAAAAGCACTGATACTAATAGCTACCATAGCTTTTAGGGCATACATAAAGCTAAGATAGCCGGGATCATATATTTGCATGTATTTTTTTATGTAATTATGATAGAAATTCAACCCTTTTTCCTTTTTGAATAATGTTTTATTTTAATAGAGAATCTTATTATACTAATTTATCATTATGGCATACAAAGTGATTTAAAAGTGAAAAATGTATTGGTGAAAATTTTAGTTTTTTTGTAGAATGCTGTAAAATCTTTGGATCGCATTCTTTACTCACTACCATTTAATAAAAATAATTATTCAGTTTTATATGCTTTAAATCTTGTATAGTAGTTTTGCATAATCGTTTTTAGATGAAAATAAAAGATTATGAATTGTAATTAGGTTATAAATTATCAAGCGGTGTAGCAACCATTACACCATGTTGTTTTATAATCATAACACATAGGGCAAATTTACAAAAGGCTACAAAACTCTATATTGCCATAATCATAGATTTATATTATAATTTCGGTTTTTGCAATGAAAATATTTGGAGATAAATATGTTACAAATTGAGATTTCACAACAGGCTAATCTGCCTACTCGCTTTGGGGATTTCAAAACAAAAGCATTTCGCGAATACATGCCCAATGGTGAAAAAAGAGAACATCTTGTCGTTTTTACAGAAAAGTTTGAGAATACGCCGCTAGTGCGAGTGCATTCAGAGTGTTTGACAGGTGATGTGTTTGGATCTAGGAAGTGTGATTGCGGTCCAGAACTTGCCTTTGCCATGGAGCAGATTCACAAAGAGGGTGGAATGCTTATTTATCTGCGTCAAGAGGGCAGGGGTATTGGGCTTTTTAATAAGATTAATGCGTATAATCTGCAAGATAAAGGCATGGATACGGTGGAGGCAAATGAGGCACTAGGCTTTGCAAAAGATGCGAGGGAATATGAGATTGTAAATGAGATTTTTAAGCATTTTAATATCAAAAAGATACGACTTCTCACAAATAATCCGCGTAAAATAGAATCTATGAATAAATATGTCGAATGCGAAAGAGCAAGTATCATCATCGAGCCAAACGAGCATAATAAAGACTATCTACAAATCAAAAAGGCAAAGCTGGGGCATTTGCTGTAAGGGCTTTTTAATCTTTTAAAAGATTCTATTGTTAAAGGGGTTTGGCTGTATTAGATTATGTTTTTAATTTTGCTTTAATTGCTTTATTGTGATTTGTGTTTGTGGTGAAGTGTAGATTCTATAGATTGTGTTTTAGTGGATTTAGATAGAGATAAATGTATTGTTGTATTATTTTAAGGGGTGGTTTAGAATCTTAACCCCTTTGTTTTTACTTATCTTTGAAAGGATATTATAAAAAGGGGTTATTTTATATTCTTTTATAGTTTAGAATATAATGATTCTAATGTTTTATTATTTGCAGTGTTTTTTAATAAATTCATGTTCGTCGTCTTGCTGTCTTAACTTAAGCTGTATAAACTTTTCCCTAATCTCTTTTGCTTCTTTATCGCTTAGTTTTTTCTTAGCACATTTTACAGACTCTATAGCTTTGCCATTATAGCGAACCACACCTAAAAGATTCCCATCTTCAGTATAGAATTTGTCATCATATTGTCCGTCTTCGCTCGCGGTAAGTTCGTTTTTAACATTCCCACTTTCATAATATAATTTCATAACACCATCTCGCCCGCAATCTTTATATGAACCTTCCATCTTAAGCTTTCCGCTTTCATAATACTCTTTTGCGATACCATCTAGGCAATCATTTTTCACTGTCATTTCAGTTTTAAGCTTTCCACTTTCATAATAGCCTTTCATAATAGCTTCGTAACCTTTTTCATTGCTATTTTTAAATGTTATTTTACCCATAAGATTTCCATTTTCATAATACACTTTTGCAACACCAACTTGCTTACCATTTTTATATGGCATTTCACTCTTAATCTTCCCATTTTCATAATACTCTTTTTCTATGCCATCTTTCTTACCATTTTTATATGGTGTTTCACTTTCAAGCTTCCCATTTTCATGATACCATTTTTTTATGCCATCTTCCTTACCATTTTTATATGGTGTTACACCCAGAAGCGTTCCATATCCATAATAATAGTATTCTGTGTATCCTTCCTTAGTATATTTATATAATGTTTCGGATTCAAGTTTCCCGTTTCTATAGTCTTTTATGCTTTCTTTTTTACCATTTTTATATAGCGTTTCAATTGATCCATAACTCAATCCATAACCCCTTTCTTGCCATTCTTCTATCTCAACACAGCCTGTCTTTTTATCAGCTTCGCTTTGACACTCTTTTAGCTTACTTGCTTGTAGTCCTTGTAATGCAATCACGCTTACTAATCCAAAGCCTATTGCTATTTTCTTAAAATTAATCATATTAACCCCTTATAAAATCTAAAAACAAAATGTTGCGATTTTACAAAAAAAAAACAAAATCAAGTATATTTTAGATAGATTCTATACTTTGATGAAACTTTTAGAATCACAGCTTAGGTTTAGAATCTATTAAAAGTTATTTGGGTGTTGTGTTTATAGAATCTAGCTAGATTTTCATATATTAAAACTATTACTCAATACACTCGCTAGATTCTATAAAAGATTCTATTATAGAATCTATAATGAGATAAGATATAACGCAAGGGATAAAACATAAATGTATAGACTTAAATCTGTAAAGCTTTCTTCTCATCAAGCACTTTAGCAAGTCTCTCTTTTAAATCATTTAGATTCTCTTTATTTTGGGTTACAACGGCTTCTGGGGCGTTTGCGATGAAGTTCTTATTATTTAGCATATTTTCTAGCTTTGTGATCTCTTTTTGTATCTTTTGGGCTTGTTTGTCTAGTCTATCTAGTATCCCTGCTATATCAAAATTACTTGCCTCTATATATACCTTTGTAATCTCGCCAATATCAGCGATACATTGGGCTGGTTTAGAATCTACAAATATAACCTCTTTTACTTTAGCAAGTTTTGCTACAAATGATATAAAAAGCACTTCAAAATTTATAGAAGATTCTTTAGAATCTAGGCAAAGTGATTGCAATACTTCTTTATCATCTTTTTGCAATTCTATAAAAACTTTTGGCAAGACATCGCCGCTTATTCCTAAGTTTGCACGCATTCTGCGAATGGTGGTAATGGAATCTAGAATGATTTCAAAGCCTTTTTCTAATGCGGTATTTCTCGCTATATCTTTTGGGAAAGATTCTATCATAATGGAGCGGTTTTCTTTTAGTCCAGATTCTATATCTCGGCTTAGAAGTCGCTGAAATACATACTCGCTTAAAAATGGCATTAAAGGGTGTAAAAGCTTCATAGATTCTATAAGAATGCTTGCTAACTCAAATACGCTTTCTTTATCTGCTTTCGCACATTCTATACCAATATCACAAAATTCATTCCACAAAAAGCGATATAAAATACTCGCATATAAATCAAATCGATAGGTATCAAGGGCGTTACGCACTTCTTTTATAGCTAGATTTAGCCGTGATTTCATATAGATTCCAAGCGGGGTTTTATACTCGCTTAGATTCTCTTTTTCATTGAATCTATATTCACTTCTTAGCTGCCCTGCATATAGCTCTAGAAAACTCATGGCATTTATAATCTTATTTGTAAAATTACGCGTGATTTCAAGCTGCTTTTGTGAAAGGCGTATATCTCTGCCTTGCACGCATAAAAACGCAAGGCTAAACCGCACGACATCAGGGCTAAAAGTCGCACAAAGATTCAAGGGGTCTATTACATTGCCCTTTGATTTACTCATCTTTTGTCCCTTTTCATCAAGCACAAGGGCGTGTAGATATATGTCTTTAAATGCGATCTCTTTGCAGTTAATATCCGCACTTAAAAGCATTCTAGCTACCCAGAAAAAGAGAATGTCAAAGCCAGTGATAAGCAAGGAATTAGGATGAAAATCTTTTAAATCACTCTCTTGCCATAACTCCCCCTTGCCAAAGTCGCCATTCCCAAAGCCTAGTGTGCTATGAGTCCAAAGTCCAGAGCTAAACCATGTATCTAGCACATCATTATCTTGTGTTATGTTTTTACTGCTGCATTTAGGGCATATTGGATTATCATCTTTACTTGCAAATTCATTCCCGCATTCACAATAAAAGACTGGGATTCTATGTCCCCACCATAGCTGACGACTGATACACCAATCGCGTAAATCTCGCATCCACGCATCATAGTTATTCTTCCATTGACTAGGATAGAATCTTGTCTCGTTTTGATTTACTCTCTCTATTGCCCCTTTTGCTGCGTCTTTGCTTACAAACCACTG
Proteins encoded:
- a CDS encoding toxin-antitoxin system YwqK family antitoxin; translation: MINFKKIAIGFGLVSVIALQGLQASKLKECQSEADKKTGCVEIEEWQERGYGLSYGSIETLYKNGKKESIKDYRNGKLESETLYKYTKEGYTEYYYYGYGTLLGVTPYKNGKEDGIKKWYHENGKLESETPYKNGKKDGIEKEYYENGKIKSEMPYKNGKQVGVAKVYYENGNLMGKITFKNSNEKGYEAIMKGYYESGKLKTEMTVKNDCLDGIAKEYYESGKLKMEGSYKDCGRDGVMKLYYESGNVKNELTASEDGQYDDKFYTEDGNLLGVVRYNGKAIESVKCAKKKLSDKEAKEIREKFIQLKLRQQDDEHEFIKKHCK
- a CDS encoding radical SAM/SPASM domain-containing protein; the encoded protein is MRAIDAETIELVETERINFPNFIHKKVLNKNLLIAPEYPTWIVLDDDEYDMFRILCEHTIEESLAIYRKNIHAQDPYSIRMSVLEKIFNNNFYREGFAQTQNEEIMDNIQKSIHINVINDCNMRCKHCFINAGRVKKQQIDIENILAKVRDITIINGYTSVTISGGEPLLHKNIFSLLEGLRGHKVSLFTNGILINESIIDKLQPLVSNIQISMEGISAEKYEQNRGYGNYKKVLQAINLIKAKNIPLYLAVTILPDTLLDIEENLVDFVKMLDYKNMQIRLNNEIEMSGAALHELDLRNYDMQHSNIVVFNLMKKLGKLGFAVESSKVKNIRFKNCGIGTSIVIDSDGKIYPCSYFSSYHIPYTASAKHIIKEFNTINNNTSIEHIEKCKDCELKYICSGGCKINNLVKNKNMIFTSCNDDFKQKQLEKLVNSELL
- a CDS encoding FUSC family protein; translation: MQIYDPGYLSFMYALKAMVAISISAFTHYMLFGQQVLIWATMTPIQVFLLNATLSQQADRKTHLLGFAVCSTIAVGFFTILAEKALNGEHSLQDILWLALPVLFLSFGVGMSRAHSIDLYRMFIPVVVNSLVAAVYVDSHVILPIYQSMFVVFSGAMIGIVIGFLLLNNPGNYGKYTQVYYPAVLNHLQNMVKNLNSQSEFNRYKDLTFSLIHNIKQTLHTKSSLYNDNYMIKNIKRAIFYIYRIEDIYLIINLLPNYKIAKKYPLLIHEIIENLNSLSKIFSGKVPNIERQQVDKVLSIENANEVEKALQNILRILYYKMESFCRVGKNPDPAFNPPAKKSFKNIPKAFDYNNITFRFSVKYSIAIGMSLIFATLLHINRGIWISMGVVSVVRPSIGGMQKVSFEYFFSAVVGIGVGVAISVFSNAYVFYLLFGLLVFLVVYLRVFPFWLWSGFMMCLFVMMYSIMYEDFLLYVLDRLVDIGIGVVFAVIVFRVVFPRFAHNLLKPLLIKQVELLKDICTLVMESNKDIKPLDSNMIQTKYAEFLHNVEELKNHLRDSKSERAEASNQIVVYGFDLINVLESLIIKVNEIAQIYSTSDYDKDMKEIYANDIRVLQERFLMIENLLANKETDFSFDENNVFLGKQHTHFAWTTHEIFQSQNKLFNLLNEKHISAPE
- the ribA gene encoding GTP cyclohydrolase II; this translates as MLQIEISQQANLPTRFGDFKTKAFREYMPNGEKREHLVVFTEKFENTPLVRVHSECLTGDVFGSRKCDCGPELAFAMEQIHKEGGMLIYLRQEGRGIGLFNKINAYNLQDKGMDTVEANEALGFAKDAREYEIVNEIFKHFNIKKIRLLTNNPRKIESMNKYVECERASIIIEPNEHNKDYLQIKKAKLGHLL
- a CDS encoding valine--tRNA ligase, with amino-acid sequence MAEQNINDKRAFTSDWEQLIYNECEKKGYFEPNCHEIYNPHYKDSKPFCIMMPPPNVTGVLHIGHALTFTLQDIITRYKRMDGFRVLWQPGLDHAGIATQNVVEKKLLEQGIKKEDIGREAFIQKVWEWKEESGGKILEQMRTMGFSPAFKRTRFTMDKGLINAVKETFCNWYEKGFIYRGERMINWCTHDGALSDIEVEYEENKGKLYYLRYYLSEYVDSKGHIIESALKDSSIKNPYIIVATTRPETFFGDTALMVHPQDSRYTHLIGKTLTLPLIGRKIQIIADSIVDMEFGSGAVKVTPAHDMNDYEVSLRHNLEHIIVFDKNGILNEYCGEFSGMERLQARDSIIAALEKAGFVEKIEDYTNKVGKCYRCGNIIEPYISKQWFVSKDAAKGAIERVNQNETRFYPSQWKNNYDAWMRDLRDWCISRQLWWGHRIPVFYCECGNEFASKDDNPICPKCSSKNITQDNDVLDTWFSSGLWTHSTLGFGNGDFGKGELWQESDLKDFHPNSLLITGFDILFFWVARMLLSADINCKEIAFKDIYLHALVLDEKGQKMSKSKGNVIDPLNLCATFSPDVVRFSLAFLCVQGRDIRLSQKQLEITRNFTNKIINAMSFLELYAGQLRSEYRFNEKENLSEYKTPLGIYMKSRLNLAIKEVRNALDTYRFDLYASILYRFLWNEFCDIGIECAKADKESVFELASILIESMKLLHPLMPFLSEYVFQRLLSRDIESGLKENRSIMIESFPKDIARNTALEKGFEIILDSITTIRRMRANLGISGDVLPKVFIELQKDDKEVLQSLCLDSKESSINFEVLFISFVAKLAKVKEVIFVDSKPAQCIADIGEITKVYIEASNFDIAGILDRLDKQAQKIQKEITKLENMLNNKNFIANAPEAVVTQNKENLNDLKERLAKVLDEKKALQI